In the genome of Kitasatospora cathayae, one region contains:
- a CDS encoding flavin reductase family protein: MTTPDAAVHRVPVGERDFRSLMSLFPTGVVVIGALDADGRPWGMTCSSLCSVSLDPPTLLVCVRSGSPTLRALTETGTFSVNFLHHAARYVAEVFSSGDPDRFLRTAWHLPELAGGPHLGEAALAVGDCRVESTQQVGDHTVVLGRVLRARFLAGAGDTPLLYGLRRYAVWPTDGTVEPPD, from the coding sequence ATGACCACGCCTGATGCGGCCGTGCACCGGGTACCCGTCGGCGAACGGGACTTCCGCAGTCTGATGTCCCTGTTTCCCACGGGAGTGGTGGTGATCGGCGCGCTGGACGCCGATGGCCGGCCGTGGGGCATGACCTGCTCGTCCCTGTGCAGCGTCTCGCTCGATCCGCCCACCTTGCTGGTGTGCGTCCGCAGTGGCAGCCCCACCTTGCGGGCGCTCACCGAGACGGGCACGTTCAGTGTCAACTTCCTGCACCACGCGGCCCGGTACGTGGCGGAGGTGTTCTCCTCGGGTGATCCGGACCGGTTCCTGCGAACGGCGTGGCACCTGCCCGAGCTGGCGGGAGGACCGCACCTCGGGGAGGCCGCGCTCGCCGTCGGCGACTGCCGGGTGGAGAGCACGCAGCAGGTCGGCGACCACACCGTCGTGCTCGGGCGGGTGCTCCGCGCCCGTTTCCTCGCCGGCGCCGGAGACACTCCGCTGCTGTACGGTCTTCGGCGGTACGCGGTGTGGCCCACGGACGGTACCGTGGAGCCTCCCGACTGA
- a CDS encoding aminoacyl-tRNA deacylase: MSESVRDDVVLSPEEVLRNSGVPFTVLDHVPIVGRHDAETKLGLATEELLKTMVFRTADGTFVLAALPVTARVNYGRLARAAGVSRSSLRQADPQELGLLGMEPGGASPVCDRPGVTVVFDASVAGMDVVYCGSGRADRTVRIEAARLIELVKPAIEELSS, encoded by the coding sequence ATGTCAGAGTCAGTGCGTGACGATGTGGTCCTGTCGCCCGAGGAGGTGCTCCGCAACTCCGGCGTGCCGTTCACCGTGCTGGACCACGTGCCGATCGTCGGCCGGCACGACGCCGAGACCAAACTCGGCCTGGCCACCGAAGAGTTGCTGAAGACGATGGTGTTCAGGACCGCGGACGGCACCTTCGTGCTCGCCGCGCTGCCGGTCACCGCCCGGGTCAACTACGGCCGGCTGGCCCGGGCGGCGGGCGTGTCCCGTTCGAGCCTGCGCCAGGCGGACCCGCAGGAGCTCGGCCTGCTCGGCATGGAACCGGGTGGCGCCAGCCCGGTGTGCGACCGCCCGGGGGTGACCGTCGTCTTCGACGCCTCGGTGGCCGGCATGGACGTCGTCTACTGCGGCAGCGGCCGGGCCGACCGGACGGTGCGGATCGAGGCGGCGCGGCTGATCGAGCTGGTCAAACCGGCCATCGAGGAACTGTCCTCGTGA
- a CDS encoding NAD(P)/FAD-dependent oxidoreductase translates to MSPDVIVVGGGIAGCSCADRLASRGLDVLLLERGALASGATGRNQGGLLPSPVPAAGALYAEAVAYYRQAEDEGDVPFGLREHGYLLVARDEDGLERARGHGRALTEGGFASTAIGTRELLELEPGLAPDLAGAVVVQGAHALHPVLAATALAERARRAGARIRTNSPVRGLLRRGERVTGVITDDGPLSAGAVVLAAGPWSRSLAHQAGADLPVFGARGWLVRTVPVTSTTFRHTLMQSTWHGSTGLRKQGLPLLTEVTGAVTQEGTQVVFSLQPLPGGDVVLGSSSSPALQLNEAQDGERTAALIVAAAARHAPALAKTAVREIWAGVRPMSPDGLPIVGPAPGVPGLWFLSGYGIDGMPLAPGTSRLLADLIDGHRPLQAEEFSPERFG, encoded by the coding sequence CACCTGACGTGATCGTCGTCGGCGGAGGCATCGCCGGCTGTTCCTGTGCCGACCGACTGGCCTCCCGCGGCCTCGACGTCCTGCTCCTGGAGCGCGGCGCGCTGGCCAGCGGCGCGACCGGCCGCAACCAGGGCGGCCTCCTGCCCAGCCCCGTACCCGCCGCCGGCGCCCTGTACGCGGAGGCGGTGGCCTACTACCGACAGGCCGAGGACGAGGGGGACGTACCGTTCGGGCTGCGCGAGCACGGCTACCTCCTGGTGGCCCGGGACGAGGACGGCCTGGAGCGGGCCCGCGGCCACGGGCGGGCGCTGACCGAGGGCGGATTCGCCTCCACCGCGATCGGCACCCGCGAGCTCCTGGAGCTCGAGCCCGGTCTCGCACCCGATCTGGCCGGCGCCGTGGTCGTGCAGGGCGCCCACGCCCTGCACCCGGTCCTGGCCGCCACCGCGCTCGCGGAGCGGGCACGGCGCGCGGGCGCGCGGATCCGCACCAACAGCCCGGTGCGGGGCCTGCTGCGCCGGGGCGAGCGGGTCACCGGTGTCATCACCGACGACGGCCCGCTGTCGGCGGGCGCCGTCGTCCTCGCCGCAGGACCGTGGTCCCGGAGCCTGGCCCACCAGGCCGGCGCGGACCTGCCGGTCTTCGGCGCGCGGGGATGGCTGGTGCGCACCGTCCCCGTCACGAGCACGACGTTCCGCCACACCCTCATGCAGTCCACCTGGCACGGCTCCACGGGACTGCGCAAGCAGGGACTGCCACTGCTGACGGAGGTGACGGGCGCCGTCACGCAGGAAGGCACCCAGGTCGTCTTCTCCCTGCAGCCGCTGCCCGGCGGCGACGTGGTGCTCGGTTCGAGCAGCAGCCCGGCCCTGCAGCTCAACGAGGCCCAGGACGGCGAGCGGACGGCCGCGCTGATCGTGGCGGCCGCCGCCCGCCACGCACCGGCACTGGCCAAGACCGCGGTGCGCGAGATCTGGGCGGGTGTGCGCCCGATGTCCCCCGACGGCCTGCCGATCGTGGGGCCGGCACCGGGGGTGCCGGGGCTCTGGTTCCTGTCCGGCTACGGGATCGACGGCATGCCGCTCGCCCCCGGCACCTCACGGTTGCTGGCCGACCTGATCGATGGTCACCGTCCGCTGCAGGCGGAGGAGTTCAGCCCCGAGAGGTTCGGCTGA